In Anaerotignum faecicola, a genomic segment contains:
- a CDS encoding peptidoglycan D,D-transpeptidase FtsI family protein: MSNMKRSMRRVFWLLALCFFLLLGYLGKLVFVDREEISGNAYNSRLRYVDETIKRGDILDREGEVIATSTRQEDGTYKREYPRGRMAAHITGYSSVGKTGVEAAENFELMKLHNELFQRVSSVVRKTELQGNSVALTMDMDIQTTAGNLLGSAKGAIVVMEPSTGRILALQAYPDFDPNTVEAQWDTLKEDADSPLVNRATQGLYPPGSTFKTVTALAGMEYLSDWQSFQVECTGERVFQDKVIHCYNNKVHGTVDMKSALAYSCNCYFAALADEIGAGKLAKTMRQVGMDADSRFELETSRNSIYLAKGATESELVETAIGQGRTGVTPLYMAMLASAFANDGMMMRPYIVDHVVYPDGTETKNTVPEKLTEICTAAEAATIRDMMVGVVSGGTGTAAAINGVTVAGKTGTAENATGYDHSWFIGFAPAENPKVAVAVVIENANYGSATPIAGKVMQAALAELEK; encoded by the coding sequence GCGTTATGCTTTTTCCTGCTATTGGGCTATCTGGGGAAGCTGGTTTTTGTAGACAGAGAGGAAATTTCCGGCAACGCCTACAACAGCCGTCTGCGGTATGTGGATGAAACCATCAAGCGTGGAGACATTCTGGACAGAGAGGGCGAGGTCATCGCGACCAGCACAAGGCAGGAGGACGGTACCTACAAGAGAGAATATCCGCGCGGACGGATGGCGGCACATATTACAGGCTACAGCAGTGTCGGGAAAACCGGCGTTGAGGCAGCAGAAAACTTTGAGCTGATGAAGCTGCATAATGAATTATTTCAGCGCGTGAGCAGTGTGGTGCGGAAAACGGAGCTGCAGGGCAACAGCGTTGCTTTGACCATGGATATGGATATTCAGACAACGGCAGGCAATCTTCTGGGGAGCGCTAAGGGCGCGATTGTTGTGATGGAGCCTTCGACGGGGCGGATTCTTGCCTTGCAGGCGTATCCCGACTTTGACCCGAATACCGTGGAGGCGCAATGGGATACACTGAAGGAGGATGCGGACAGTCCACTGGTGAACCGTGCGACGCAGGGGCTTTATCCGCCCGGCTCGACATTTAAGACCGTAACGGCTTTGGCAGGGATGGAGTATCTTTCCGATTGGCAGAGCTTTCAGGTGGAATGTACGGGGGAAAGAGTTTTTCAGGATAAGGTGATTCATTGCTACAATAATAAGGTGCATGGCACGGTGGATATGAAAAGTGCGCTTGCCTACTCATGCAACTGCTATTTTGCGGCACTGGCGGATGAAATCGGTGCGGGCAAGCTGGCGAAGACCATGCGACAGGTTGGCATGGATGCAGACAGCCGCTTTGAACTGGAAACAAGCCGAAACAGCATTTATCTGGCGAAGGGTGCCACGGAAAGCGAACTGGTGGAAACCGCAATCGGGCAGGGCAGAACGGGAGTTACGCCCCTGTATATGGCAATGCTTGCCTCTGCCTTTGCGAATGACGGCATGATGATGCGGCCATATATTGTAGACCATGTGGTTTATCCGGATGGGACGGAAACAAAAAACACCGTTCCTGAAAAGCTGACGGAAATCTGCACGGCTGCGGAAGCGGCAACCATCAGGGATATGATGGTTGGGGTTGTTTCCGGCGGCACGGGTACGGCTGCGGCAATCAATGGCGTGACGGTTGCCGGCAAAACGGGTACGGCGGAAAATGCCACAGGCTATGACCATAGCTGGTTTATCGGCTTTGCGCCTGCGGAGAATCCGAAGGTTGCGGTTGCGGTTGTGATTGAAAATGCCAATTACGGCAGTGCAACGCCGATTGCAGGCAAGGTGATGCAGGCGGCTCTGGCGGAACTGGAAAAATAA